In one window of Pseudoalteromonas xiamenensis DNA:
- a CDS encoding DUF4402 domain-containing protein, whose translation MNKTSALLAISAMGVLSLAAHASTKTAQLAVSVKVKNTFTLEQGEPMSFGSLLAFADTSTTVDNQATIVMSPNPSTQPTLTSAGEAKFQVLESGTPGSFNVSGTAPYSSMLITAPASIEVTPTTAPPNAPKFTLSDFKFFIEGGENTGKAYDAATTPLISDLSGAVKFYVGGTLKTQARATQSMYQDGDYSGSVDVTVTYK comes from the coding sequence ATGAATAAAACCTCTGCTTTACTCGCGATTTCAGCGATGGGTGTGCTTAGTTTAGCTGCTCACGCGTCTACTAAAACGGCACAACTCGCCGTTTCGGTTAAAGTTAAAAACACCTTTACTTTGGAACAAGGCGAACCGATGTCTTTTGGTTCACTTCTGGCGTTTGCTGACACATCAACCACAGTGGATAACCAAGCAACCATCGTAATGAGTCCGAATCCTTCAACGCAACCAACTTTAACAAGTGCCGGTGAAGCAAAGTTTCAAGTGCTAGAAAGTGGCACACCTGGTTCATTTAATGTTTCGGGCACAGCGCCTTACTCAAGCATGTTAATCACAGCGCCAGCATCTATAGAAGTTACACCAACGACTGCGCCACCTAATGCGCCAAAATTTACACTGAGTGATTTTAAGTTTTTCATTGAAGGTGGTGAGAACACAGGCAAAGCCTACGACGCGGCGACAACGCCACTGATCAGTGATTTGAGCGGTGCGGTGAAATTTTATGTAGGTGGCACGCTTAAAACACAAGCCCGAGCTACGCAATCTATGTATCAAGATGGTGACTATTCTGGTTCAGTCGATGTTACGGTAACGTACAAATAA
- a CDS encoding fimbrial biogenesis chaperone, with the protein MFLRRTFAFFLLLVSSFPTFANLSISPNRVVFSERDRVATIMLLNSGDQAVSYRLQWKNLVFDNLGNLINVDKPQGPLVENMIRVSPRHVTLAPNERQIVKLAIRKPKDLPEAEFRSYLNLVAQPIEAPKEQKQSGLHINLMISYNVPVIVRNSSRIPEVSIDKFTLPDSENIELVMSRRGPLSSSGNMTVEHVDTNGSKTVVARLNNANIYAEQSTSQFRLPLIGHTKLPKHGKLVIRYEGNEQFKNHLFAERSFTL; encoded by the coding sequence ATGTTTTTACGCCGCACATTCGCGTTTTTCTTGTTGCTTGTTTCAAGCTTTCCTACCTTTGCCAACTTAAGCATTTCCCCAAATCGAGTGGTTTTCTCTGAGCGAGATCGGGTCGCAACAATTATGTTGTTAAACTCAGGTGATCAAGCGGTGAGTTACCGACTGCAATGGAAAAACTTGGTGTTTGATAACTTGGGCAATCTTATCAATGTGGACAAGCCGCAAGGTCCCTTGGTTGAAAATATGATACGCGTAAGCCCAAGGCATGTGACGCTTGCACCGAATGAACGTCAAATTGTCAAATTGGCTATTCGTAAACCTAAAGATTTGCCCGAAGCCGAATTTCGCAGTTATTTGAATCTGGTCGCGCAGCCGATTGAAGCCCCAAAGGAACAGAAGCAGTCGGGTTTACACATCAATCTAATGATTAGTTATAACGTCCCCGTCATTGTGCGAAATAGCAGCCGAATACCAGAAGTGAGTATTGATAAATTTACGTTACCTGACAGCGAAAATATTGAGTTAGTGATGTCTAGACGAGGGCCTTTAAGCAGTTCAGGGAATATGACGGTTGAGCATGTTGATACCAATGGGTCGAAAACGGTCGTCGCGCGTTTGAATAATGCCAATATCTACGCAGAGCAATCGACATCTCAATTTAGATTACCGCTAATTGGCCATACCAAGTTACCTAAACACGGCAAACTCGTTATTCGTTATGAAGGGAATGAGCAATTTAAGAATCATCTGTTTGCTGAGCGAAGCTTCACGCTGTAA
- a CDS encoding SPOR domain-containing protein: MKRSENGAQVTQKELVELLEMKEDLAILVDELNIQKALSDKPYTNAQALTRPSVDMVIAPDEQQILAEYQQTIFLNVGMFASEARALQQKKVFQQRYSSMFSPFTLNVSSHPENSQFYSIKVSGFAGDVAAKQFCKQVKKMNQSCVLNNGERKINL; this comes from the coding sequence ATGAAACGAAGTGAAAATGGTGCTCAGGTTACCCAAAAAGAGCTAGTAGAACTACTTGAAATGAAAGAAGATCTCGCCATTCTCGTGGACGAACTTAATATTCAGAAAGCATTGAGCGACAAGCCCTATACGAATGCTCAAGCACTCACTCGACCTAGCGTTGACATGGTCATAGCACCGGATGAACAGCAAATATTAGCAGAATATCAGCAAACAATATTTCTCAATGTTGGTATGTTTGCATCTGAGGCACGCGCGTTACAACAGAAAAAGGTGTTTCAACAGCGGTATTCATCAATGTTTTCCCCATTTACATTAAACGTGTCAAGTCATCCCGAAAACAGTCAGTTTTACTCAATTAAAGTGTCCGGCTTTGCAGGGGACGTGGCCGCCAAACAGTTTTGTAAACAAGTAAAGAAAATGAACCAAAGTTGCGTATTAAACAACGGTGAAAGGAAAATAAATCTGTAG